The following proteins are encoded in a genomic region of Leptospira ryugenii:
- a CDS encoding 6-pyruvoyl trahydropterin synthase family protein → MFLEESGNFYIRIEGRFESAHFLYDYFPDGSDEPIHGHSWKVEVFLTGDGSLRKDSISYDFLTAKTRLQELVHSIDHILINEHKDFQGVNPTSENVARWFYAGLKGEVIKTGGKILRIVIYEGPENLAFFEPRD, encoded by the coding sequence ATGTTTCTGGAAGAATCTGGTAATTTTTATATCCGAATTGAGGGTAGATTTGAGTCAGCACACTTTTTGTATGATTATTTCCCTGACGGATCGGATGAACCCATCCACGGCCACTCCTGGAAAGTAGAGGTTTTTCTGACTGGGGATGGTAGCCTTCGGAAAGATAGCATAAGTTACGACTTCCTGACCGCCAAAACGCGTCTCCAAGAGCTTGTCCACAGCATAGACCACATCTTGATCAATGAGCACAAAGATTTCCAAGGGGTAAATCCTACCTCGGAAAATGTGGCAAGATGGTTTTATGCGGGCCTAAAAGGGGAAGTCATAAAGACAGGAGGCAAAATCCTCCGCATTGTCATTTATGAAGGTCCAGAAAACTTAGCTTTTTTTGAACCAAGAGATTAA
- the fabR gene encoding HTH-type transcriptional repressor FabR produces the protein MNNRLLRSMKLNQRYLQKLKTRTTLIQAALELMGEEKGLGELSLREVAGEAGIVPAAFYRHFKNMEELGLAVVDDMGGKLRIILRDARKSGAYRAALRGSLDLFFGYVNKNRLLFRFLSREKTGGNKRIRKAIRIEMSFIASELAADMRMPKSIPFSDIEFVSEMIVSNAFNMSNEYLDAEKNDEKELRRIKIKTLKQLRLIFIGGIRAKRIKRKKGGSPNP, from the coding sequence GTGAACAATCGTTTACTTAGATCAATGAAGCTCAACCAACGCTATTTACAAAAACTAAAGACTCGGACTACCCTTATCCAAGCGGCTTTGGAGCTGATGGGGGAGGAAAAAGGCCTAGGCGAGCTGAGCCTTCGTGAGGTGGCTGGAGAGGCAGGGATTGTTCCCGCAGCCTTTTACCGCCATTTCAAAAATATGGAAGAATTGGGCCTTGCCGTGGTTGATGATATGGGCGGAAAGCTTCGGATTATCCTACGAGATGCTAGGAAAAGTGGTGCCTACCGTGCGGCTTTGCGCGGATCTCTAGATCTATTCTTCGGTTATGTAAACAAAAACAGACTTCTCTTTCGATTTCTCTCACGGGAAAAAACTGGCGGTAACAAAAGGATACGAAAGGCGATCCGAATTGAAATGAGCTTCATCGCTTCTGAGTTAGCCGCCGATATGCGCATGCCAAAATCCATTCCCTTTTCAGATATTGAATTTGTATCCGAAATGATTGTTTCCAATGCATTCAACATGTCCAATGAGTATCTTGATGCGGAAAAAAATGATGAAAAAGAACTTCGACGCATTAAAATCAAGACTCTGAAACAACTGAGGCTGATTTTTATTGGCGGAATTCGAGCTAAAAGAATAAAAAGGAAGAAAGGCGGTAGCCCCAATCCATGA
- a CDS encoding ankyrin repeat domain-containing protein: MIKFLYLSFPIFLCLLFPACLTKVKNARSNAGTVKTESYSSTEQMEDQTHPLFSAAIFGNEETVVRLLQSNTNPNMRAKDGSTALIYASRNGYVSIVNQLLSAKADPNLKNDDHKTALIWAAFNGFPDVCDLLLKNRANIDWQDRLGASALMYAASNGHVKVVEILLSYKANVHLQDQFGGTAMTEAMQEGHSQVVALLTRAGAKPPNAP; encoded by the coding sequence ATGATAAAATTTCTTTATCTGTCATTCCCGATCTTCCTTTGCCTTCTCTTCCCAGCTTGTCTTACCAAAGTTAAAAACGCACGCTCCAACGCCGGCACTGTGAAAACGGAATCTTATTCTAGCACAGAGCAAATGGAAGACCAAACCCATCCTTTGTTTTCGGCAGCTATTTTTGGTAATGAGGAGACAGTTGTTCGTTTGCTCCAATCCAATACAAATCCAAATATGCGAGCAAAGGATGGAAGCACTGCATTAATATACGCTTCTCGGAATGGGTATGTATCTATTGTTAATCAACTTCTGTCTGCAAAAGCCGATCCAAATTTAAAAAACGATGACCATAAAACGGCTCTTATATGGGCTGCATTCAATGGATTTCCGGATGTATGTGATTTACTTTTAAAAAACCGTGCAAACATTGACTGGCAAGATCGACTTGGCGCTTCAGCACTTATGTATGCTGCAAGCAATGGCCATGTGAAGGTGGTGGAAATACTTTTGTCTTACAAAGCAAATGTACATCTGCAAGACCAATTTGGTGGGACTGCAATGACTGAGGCTATGCAAGAAGGGCATTCGCAAGTGGTCGCCCTACTTACAAGAGCGGGCGCAAAGCCGCCTAACGCCCCCTAG
- a CDS encoding FecCD family ABC transporter permease has translation MEILRLKKPLFLILFLFGLVLVSIPIFSLFGAIKIDPIRIWTGLSDMEEQVFFHIRLPRILLAVLLGGSLAWSGAVIQGLFRNPIVDPGLMGITAGSALFAGIGIVFSNFFKEYDPIWFNIGFSFLGGMSTCYLIFRTAKRNGKTEIFDLLLIGIAVNAICYSGLGFLNYIANDSQIRALSYWNLGSVSGANWNQIQLFSFFLILPIAMSYFIAKPLNVYCLGENQAEHLGVSTETLKVVSIFLVSLTVGASVSLAGSIGFVGLVIPHFIRLLIGQDHHFLLPASYLLGGFFLALGDTFGRTILVPSEVPVGIITALLGSPFFIYMLKIKRGQI, from the coding sequence ATGGAAATCCTTAGATTAAAAAAACCCCTGTTTTTGATTTTGTTTCTGTTTGGATTGGTTTTGGTAAGTATACCCATCTTTTCTTTGTTTGGTGCTATAAAGATTGACCCAATCAGAATTTGGACTGGGCTAAGTGATATGGAAGAACAAGTTTTTTTCCATATCCGCCTCCCCAGAATTCTCTTAGCAGTTTTATTAGGAGGCTCCTTGGCTTGGTCAGGTGCTGTCATCCAAGGACTCTTTCGTAATCCAATCGTGGATCCAGGATTGATGGGGATTACCGCTGGTTCCGCTCTGTTTGCAGGCATAGGAATCGTTTTTAGTAACTTTTTCAAGGAATATGATCCCATTTGGTTTAATATTGGCTTCTCTTTTTTAGGAGGAATGAGCACTTGTTATTTGATTTTCAGAACTGCAAAGAGAAATGGGAAAACGGAGATTTTTGACCTATTGCTTATTGGTATAGCTGTAAATGCGATATGTTATTCAGGACTTGGATTTTTAAACTACATAGCAAATGATTCCCAGATCCGCGCCCTATCTTATTGGAATTTGGGTTCGGTATCGGGAGCAAATTGGAATCAAATTCAACTCTTTTCATTTTTTTTAATCCTTCCGATCGCAATGAGCTACTTCATCGCAAAGCCTTTAAATGTTTATTGCTTAGGAGAGAACCAGGCAGAACACCTGGGAGTCTCTACGGAAACACTCAAAGTAGTGTCTATCTTTCTTGTGTCTTTAACAGTGGGGGCATCAGTATCATTGGCAGGTAGCATTGGATTTGTTGGATTGGTTATCCCTCATTTCATCCGTTTGCTCATTGGCCAAGACCATCATTTTTTATTACCTGCCTCTTATCTATTGGGTGGTTTTTTCCTCGCATTGGGGGATACATTTGGTAGGACAATTTTAGTTCCAAGCGAAGTCCCTGTGGGAATCATCACAGCTTTATTAGGCTCTCCATTTTTTATCTATATGTTAAAAATCAAGAGAGGTCAGATTTAA
- a CDS encoding flavin reductase family protein — translation MKTFPFIYNQPKDFLNSLQWKDWADFLLGEINPLFSFTETKAKVIDIREETADSRTFVLRTNRNWKGIQAGQHFPVSVEIAGRKVTRFYSLSGLSKEKRTLQITVKKQAGGLVSHYLNERTQVGDILGLGAAQGDFVLPKTLPNSILFLAGGSGITPVHSLLQDLKERNFQGKAKLLYFSRHDKDIILQDSLDLLEKENSWLEIKHVLTDIKSEEYDFGFLSKKMLEDFAPNWKESLVYLCGPAPLQNSAKQLLAGAEIKSELFLLPNQRVSAFSSNGPKEVSLLLSHKTVQIKGEKSILEELEEIGIFAPSGCRMGICHTCVCKKKSGAVSHMVKEEASGEGEENIQICVSRAVENLELEL, via the coding sequence ATGAAAACCTTTCCATTTATCTACAACCAACCCAAAGACTTTTTAAACTCCCTGCAGTGGAAAGACTGGGCAGATTTCCTTTTAGGGGAAATAAACCCTTTATTTTCCTTTACCGAGACCAAAGCTAAGGTCATTGATATCCGAGAAGAGACTGCAGATTCGAGAACATTTGTTCTCCGAACCAATCGAAACTGGAAGGGAATCCAGGCAGGCCAGCACTTTCCTGTGAGTGTTGAGATTGCGGGACGAAAGGTTACTCGCTTTTATTCCCTTTCCGGCCTATCCAAAGAGAAGAGAACTCTGCAGATCACTGTGAAAAAGCAGGCAGGTGGCCTTGTCTCCCATTACCTAAACGAAAGAACTCAGGTGGGTGACATCCTTGGCTTGGGTGCCGCACAAGGGGATTTTGTCCTACCAAAAACCTTGCCGAATTCCATTTTGTTCTTAGCTGGCGGTAGCGGCATCACTCCGGTCCATTCCCTTCTCCAGGACTTAAAGGAACGTAACTTCCAAGGAAAGGCGAAACTCCTCTATTTCTCTCGCCATGACAAAGACATCATCCTACAGGATTCTTTAGATCTTCTTGAAAAGGAAAACTCCTGGTTAGAGATCAAACATGTGCTTACAGACATAAAATCTGAAGAATATGATTTTGGTTTTTTGTCCAAAAAGATGTTAGAGGATTTTGCACCCAACTGGAAAGAAAGTTTGGTTTACCTGTGTGGACCAGCCCCATTGCAAAATTCCGCAAAGCAATTGCTAGCTGGTGCAGAAATTAAATCGGAACTCTTTTTATTACCCAACCAAAGGGTATCTGCATTTTCATCCAATGGGCCCAAAGAAGTTTCATTACTTCTTTCTCACAAAACTGTGCAGATCAAAGGTGAAAAATCCATTTTAGAAGAACTAGAAGAAATTGGAATTTTTGCACCTAGCGGTTGTAGAATGGGGATTTGCCATACATGTGTTTGTAAAAAGAAAAGCGGCGCAGTGTCACATATGGTAAAAGAGGAAGCATCTGGCGAAGGTGAAGAAAATATACAAATATGTGTTAGTCGAGCAGTAGAAAATTTAGAGTTAGAGCTTTAA
- a CDS encoding fatty acid desaturase family protein: protein MKTLSRKLSSEEIQSFGNELEEMRKEILSKVGQEDADHIKRVYKVYRYTEALGRGLLHFSFDPITFVLGTSLLTISKILNNMEIGHNVMHGQYDWMNDKRFNSRTFEWDIVSDSSQWKFYHNYMHHTYTNVIGKDHDYGYNFTRLTEEQKWKPTYLGQVFANMFLAFNFQWGVGAHGPRVEYMEKPKKQRTKRTYKEYRDVFFKKIELQLVKDYIFFPALAGLNFPKVFLGNLLANMFRNLWTYSVIFCGHFTENTETFSTEELKNETKADWYLRQLKGSSNLKGGKLFYVMTGHLSHQIEHHMFPDIPAKRYQEIAPRLQEICKRYGQHYNSAGFIKQFASVWKRIFAYSFPDKIATKIMEPRNAKARKRLDALSVQTITIEDKELTAVS from the coding sequence ATGAAAACTTTAAGCAGAAAATTAAGTTCAGAAGAAATCCAATCTTTTGGAAATGAATTGGAAGAAATGAGAAAGGAAATTCTTTCCAAAGTTGGTCAAGAAGATGCGGATCATATCAAACGAGTTTATAAAGTATACCGATATACTGAAGCTCTTGGCCGTGGTCTTCTTCATTTTAGTTTTGATCCAATTACTTTCGTGTTGGGAACATCATTACTCACGATTTCTAAAATTTTAAATAATATGGAAATCGGGCACAATGTAATGCACGGACAATATGATTGGATGAATGATAAACGATTCAATTCTCGAACTTTTGAGTGGGATATCGTTTCTGACTCTTCACAGTGGAAGTTTTATCATAATTACATGCACCATACATATACGAATGTGATTGGTAAAGACCATGATTATGGATATAACTTCACTCGATTGACCGAAGAGCAAAAATGGAAACCAACATATTTGGGTCAAGTTTTTGCCAATATGTTTCTAGCATTTAATTTTCAGTGGGGAGTTGGAGCGCATGGTCCTCGGGTTGAGTATATGGAGAAACCAAAAAAGCAGAGAACAAAACGTACTTACAAAGAGTATCGTGATGTTTTCTTTAAGAAAATTGAACTCCAATTGGTAAAAGATTATATCTTTTTCCCAGCCTTAGCTGGACTTAATTTTCCAAAAGTGTTTCTTGGCAATTTACTAGCCAATATGTTCAGAAACCTCTGGACATACTCCGTTATCTTCTGCGGTCACTTCACTGAAAACACCGAGACCTTCTCCACCGAGGAGTTGAAAAACGAGACAAAAGCAGATTGGTATTTGAGACAGTTGAAAGGTAGCTCTAATCTAAAAGGCGGAAAGCTGTTCTACGTAATGACGGGTCACCTTAGCCACCAAATAGAGCACCATATGTTCCCAGATATTCCTGCCAAGAGATACCAAGAGATTGCGCCAAGGTTACAGGAGATTTGCAAACGATATGGCCAACACTATAACAGTGCAGGTTTCATCAAACAGTTCGCTTCTGTATGGAAACGAATCTTTGCTTACTCTTTTCCTGATAAAATCGCGACAAAGATTATGGAACCAAGAAATGCAAAAGCTCGCAAACGTTTA
- a CDS encoding TonB-dependent receptor plug domain-containing protein, translated as MRITFLIYLWINLFLSLELFSENTEDKSDSKENTITVTATRRKGLLKDATITTEVINRKDIDAMGAKDISETLGNIPGIEVRPAQSGERGSTVRLQGLAAQNVLILVDGQRTTGRFSGSIDLTRFKVDDIERIEIVKGASSAIYGSDAIAGVINIITKESKSPFSAEFRSLAGTGSKLYYGPYLEYRNSASLGIRRESVGTYFTVGWHRGEGYDLTRDATEGPRNGRIASLSPTYNPYINGTSFVSSYLYSTRLPSYTPPLESTSGGAFNDLNVSNKSTWQVSQNLLLTSTVYYRYLQQMAVDASLPKTIYDRSNQTHDFMAALNADWNLNQKLSLHTNVNHSKFLDLFRNDQRKSDELDTQQRTNNSVSEVRNRFDYQFSESHVTSVGLEYLYDSISSARIAPDCKREFPNLCAEDFVPDISKSQSINGNAFRFRTAFFIQDEWKISDKPRVQVVPGIRYDRDSIYGGQWLPKLALRYDITDRLRLRLANGLGYRAPSFQDLYFNFLNPGVGYRVAGNPNLQPELSRSYNLGLEWDLTKNIWLSSNLFHNNVDNLIGFRTNPLRDRSGLLVYQTSNYQKAMTAGIESSIQFRLTEAVNVGVGYTYTHTKDELTNLPLEGRGPHRWNMNIRYEDKSSGLSLSAFAIHFGKQAFYCVKNPFWCDPVLSNDLSAISSYLTQISQTFITSSLQSIPNAVSEECAKKNESFCTTESTYGYRMVNPYTNLNLRISKRFLGHFEWFLGVDNALDQWDLTYNPQKPRFFYFGLDGRI; from the coding sequence ATGAGGATAACTTTTCTCATCTACCTCTGGATAAATCTCTTTCTATCTTTGGAGCTCTTTTCAGAAAATACAGAAGATAAATCTGATTCTAAGGAAAATACAATCACGGTGACAGCCACCCGTAGAAAAGGATTGTTGAAAGATGCAACGATTACAACAGAAGTGATCAATCGAAAAGATATCGATGCAATGGGAGCAAAAGATATTTCAGAAACCTTGGGCAATATCCCAGGTATAGAGGTGCGTCCTGCGCAGTCTGGAGAACGTGGTAGTACGGTTCGATTACAAGGACTGGCTGCACAGAATGTACTCATACTTGTGGATGGGCAGAGAACAACGGGAAGGTTTAGTGGGTCCATTGATCTCACACGCTTTAAGGTTGATGATATCGAACGGATTGAAATCGTAAAAGGTGCGTCTTCTGCAATCTATGGTTCAGATGCAATCGCTGGTGTAATCAACATCATCACTAAAGAGTCAAAATCACCGTTTTCTGCTGAGTTCAGATCGCTAGCGGGGACAGGTAGTAAACTCTACTATGGCCCATACCTTGAATACAGAAATTCTGCTTCATTAGGGATTCGTAGAGAATCCGTGGGAACCTATTTTACCGTTGGTTGGCATAGAGGGGAGGGATATGATTTAACACGCGATGCAACAGAGGGCCCGAGAAATGGTAGAATTGCCTCCTTGTCTCCGACGTACAATCCGTACATAAATGGAACTTCTTTTGTATCTTCCTATTTATATTCGACTCGTCTTCCTTCCTACACACCTCCATTGGAATCAACTTCTGGTGGAGCATTTAACGATTTGAATGTCTCAAATAAATCCACTTGGCAGGTTAGCCAAAATTTACTACTAACCAGTACGGTATACTATCGTTATCTTCAACAAATGGCTGTGGATGCTAGTTTACCAAAAACAATTTATGACAGGAGTAACCAAACACATGACTTTATGGCTGCACTAAATGCCGATTGGAACCTAAACCAGAAGCTAAGTCTCCATACAAATGTAAACCACTCTAAATTTTTGGATTTATTTCGTAATGACCAAAGAAAGTCTGATGAGCTCGATACCCAACAAAGAACCAATAACTCTGTATCGGAAGTACGGAATCGTTTCGATTATCAATTTTCGGAATCTCATGTTACTTCCGTCGGACTTGAGTATTTGTATGATTCTATTTCCTCAGCTCGCATTGCACCCGATTGTAAACGAGAGTTTCCCAATTTGTGTGCCGAAGATTTTGTTCCTGATATTTCAAAATCCCAATCAATCAATGGAAATGCATTTCGTTTTCGTACTGCTTTTTTTATCCAAGATGAATGGAAGATTTCTGATAAACCTAGAGTACAAGTTGTCCCAGGAATACGTTATGATCGAGATTCGATATATGGAGGCCAATGGCTACCTAAATTGGCACTCAGGTATGATATAACAGATAGATTAAGGCTAAGATTGGCGAATGGTTTAGGTTACCGTGCTCCTAGTTTCCAAGATTTGTATTTTAATTTTTTGAATCCCGGTGTTGGATATCGAGTGGCTGGAAATCCTAATTTACAACCAGAACTCTCTCGAAGTTATAATCTCGGTTTGGAATGGGATTTAACAAAAAATATTTGGCTAAGTTCAAATCTATTCCACAACAATGTTGATAATCTGATTGGATTTAGAACCAATCCTCTGCGCGATCGTTCTGGTCTTTTGGTTTACCAAACATCCAACTACCAAAAAGCAATGACAGCTGGGATAGAATCATCTATCCAATTTAGACTGACAGAAGCTGTAAATGTTGGTGTTGGTTACACGTATACTCATACCAAAGACGAGTTAACTAATTTACCTTTGGAAGGTAGAGGTCCTCATCGCTGGAATATGAACATTCGCTACGAGGATAAATCCTCTGGATTAAGTTTGTCTGCTTTTGCGATTCACTTTGGTAAACAAGCGTTTTACTGCGTTAAAAATCCTTTTTGGTGTGATCCTGTACTATCAAATGATTTGAGTGCAATCAGTTCGTATCTAACACAAATTTCGCAAACCTTCATCACCTCTTCTTTACAATCCATACCGAATGCGGTATCAGAAGAGTGTGCAAAGAAGAACGAAAGTTTTTGTACCACTGAGTCCACGTATGGCTATCGAATGGTAAATCCTTATACCAATCTGAATCTAAGAATTTCGAAACGTTTCTTAGGTCATTTTGAATGGTTTCTGGGCGTAGACAATGCTTTGGACCAATGGGACTTGACCTACAACCCTCAAAAACCTAGATTTTTCTATTTTGGTCTGGATGGACGCATTTAG
- a CDS encoding heme ABC transporter ATP-binding protein, translating into MIEVQNVSYSIRNKKILKNIHLEIKLGEVHVLLGKNGAGKTSLFKLLCGDIPLTEGKILFNRTDLKKYRKLDLSRMRSVMTQEFDLNFPFSVEEIVELGRYPFPNQRETTKQIVLETLAITDLLHMRSRAYSSLSGGEKQRNQYARVLAQVWDDQNKFIFLDEPISNMDLPNQVKTLELSKHMADKGYGVFLILHDLNLAFQYADRISLLKNGYIVRSDEVLSCLDETLLSEVYDLPLKIIQSENQAYIIPTNLHKEKRYEYSPC; encoded by the coding sequence ATGATAGAAGTACAAAATGTATCATATTCAATTCGAAATAAAAAAATCCTAAAAAATATTCATTTAGAAATTAAACTAGGAGAAGTACATGTACTACTGGGAAAAAATGGTGCGGGGAAGACTAGTCTATTTAAATTGTTATGTGGTGACATTCCGCTCACCGAAGGTAAAATTCTATTCAATAGGACTGATTTAAAGAAATACCGCAAACTTGATTTATCTCGTATGCGCTCTGTTATGACTCAAGAATTTGATCTCAACTTTCCTTTTAGTGTCGAAGAGATTGTAGAATTGGGAAGATATCCTTTTCCGAACCAAAGAGAAACAACCAAACAAATAGTTTTAGAAACCCTTGCAATCACGGACTTACTGCACATGAGATCCAGGGCCTACTCTAGCCTTTCGGGAGGCGAGAAACAAAGAAACCAATATGCTAGAGTATTGGCCCAAGTTTGGGATGATCAAAATAAATTTATCTTTTTAGATGAACCGATTTCCAATATGGATCTGCCAAATCAAGTCAAAACATTGGAATTATCAAAACATATGGCCGATAAAGGCTATGGTGTCTTTTTAATATTGCATGACTTAAATTTAGCATTCCAATATGCAGACCGCATTAGTTTATTAAAGAATGGATATATAGTTAGATCAGACGAGGTTCTCTCTTGTTTGGATGAGACACTTTTGAGTGAAGTCTATGACTTACCTTTGAAAATCATTCAAAGTGAAAATCAGGCTTATATTATTCCCACAAATTTACACAAGGAAAAAAGGTATGAATACAGCCCTTGCTGA
- a CDS encoding heme/hemin ABC transporter substrate-binding protein, protein MFIKFALVSLLFLNISLFSEGKRPERIISLNGAFTEILFSLGLGPKVVAVDTSSTFPETTAKIQRIGYMRTLSAEGILSLEPDLVLATDAAGPPSTIAQIKATTVQMGIWTENFQMEEAERKIRYVARWTQTEKQAEALLKELQKNLSSFQRPVLSRPIKVLFLYARGPNQLYVSGKDTAADAMISLSGAKNAVDGFSDYKILSTEALVSANPDIILLGSHTASLFGNLDSLWDISGIKLTRAGKEKNYIIMDDLMLLGFGPRLPTALKVLAEKWKSLD, encoded by the coding sequence ATGTTCATAAAATTTGCTTTGGTTTCCCTACTTTTCCTGAATATTTCGCTTTTTTCCGAAGGAAAAAGGCCAGAAAGGATCATCTCTTTGAATGGAGCCTTTACAGAAATCCTATTTTCCTTAGGATTGGGCCCAAAGGTAGTGGCTGTCGACACTTCCTCAACCTTTCCAGAAACAACGGCAAAAATCCAAAGGATAGGCTATATGCGGACTCTGTCTGCGGAAGGCATCCTGTCTTTAGAGCCAGATTTGGTCTTAGCGACCGATGCAGCCGGTCCTCCATCCACCATAGCACAAATCAAGGCTACCACAGTCCAGATGGGCATTTGGACTGAGAATTTCCAAATGGAGGAAGCGGAAAGGAAGATTCGGTATGTAGCCAGATGGACCCAAACGGAAAAGCAGGCAGAGGCTTTGCTTAAGGAATTACAAAAGAACCTCTCTTCCTTCCAGAGACCAGTTCTTTCCAGGCCGATCAAAGTGCTCTTCCTCTATGCGAGAGGACCGAACCAATTGTACGTATCCGGGAAGGATACAGCTGCAGATGCGATGATAAGTTTATCGGGAGCAAAGAATGCCGTGGATGGTTTTTCTGATTATAAAATCTTAAGTACGGAAGCATTGGTCTCCGCCAATCCTGATATCATCCTTTTAGGTTCCCATACGGCTTCGTTATTCGGAAATCTCGATTCTCTCTGGGACATCAGTGGGATCAAACTCACAAGAGCTGGAAAAGAGAAAAATTACATCATAATGGATGATCTAATGCTCCTTGGCTTTGGTCCAAGACTTCCGACCGCTTTAAAAGTGTTAGCTGAAAAATGGAAATCCTTAGATTAA
- a CDS encoding hemin-degrading factor, producing MNTALAESWQKLKKEAPNVRIRDAAASLGVSELELLATRIGTGVSPLKENWTEFLIKCPSLGRVMALTRNDFCVHERKGSFEHVSVHGKMGLVTGPEIDLRIFLNQWRYGFFVEDTSEERILYSVQFFDGSGEAVFKLYATEESDLASFLRLKNDLQKLDGISQLNLEPKIKEQSPVKPQLDKSTRVRFLESWSNLKDTHDFFTLLNEFNVERMDALEIANGRFTSPWEWKQFESLLKLCVKEGLEIMVFVGSKGVIQIHTGLVETLEERGPWFNILDKDFNLHLRKDFVSHIWFVNKPTLDGTVSSLELFSENGELILQCFGKRKPGQPQSKLWEKLIDLCQPKD from the coding sequence ATGAATACAGCCCTTGCTGAATCTTGGCAAAAGTTAAAAAAAGAAGCTCCCAATGTAAGAATTCGTGACGCTGCCGCAAGTTTAGGGGTCAGCGAACTAGAACTTCTAGCAACTCGAATTGGGACTGGCGTCAGTCCTTTGAAAGAAAATTGGACCGAGTTTTTAATCAAATGCCCGTCCTTGGGAAGAGTAATGGCATTAACGCGAAATGATTTTTGTGTTCATGAGAGAAAAGGTTCTTTTGAACATGTATCCGTTCATGGAAAGATGGGTCTCGTAACAGGACCAGAGATTGACCTACGTATATTTCTGAACCAATGGCGTTATGGTTTCTTTGTAGAAGATACTTCAGAGGAAAGAATTTTATATAGCGTTCAGTTTTTCGACGGCTCGGGAGAAGCAGTCTTTAAATTGTACGCCACAGAAGAAAGTGACCTTGCATCTTTTTTGCGATTAAAGAACGATTTACAAAAGTTAGATGGAATTAGTCAATTGAATCTAGAGCCAAAGATAAAGGAACAGAGTCCGGTAAAACCACAATTGGACAAAAGCACTAGAGTTCGATTTTTAGAGTCATGGTCGAATTTAAAGGACACTCATGATTTTTTTACTCTCTTGAATGAGTTCAATGTGGAAAGGATGGATGCCTTAGAAATCGCAAACGGAAGATTCACCTCCCCTTGGGAGTGGAAACAATTTGAATCACTATTGAAACTGTGTGTGAAGGAAGGATTGGAAATTATGGTTTTTGTAGGTAGCAAGGGTGTTATTCAAATCCATACAGGTTTGGTAGAGACACTCGAAGAAAGAGGTCCATGGTTCAATATTTTGGACAAAGACTTCAATCTCCATCTAAGAAAAGATTTTGTATCTCACATTTGGTTCGTCAACAAACCGACACTAGACGGAACCGTCTCTTCTTTAGAGCTGTTTTCAGAAAACGGAGAATTGATACTACAGTGCTTTGGAAAGAGAAAACCAGGCCAGCCTCAATCTAAACTTTGGGAAAAGTTGATAGACCTTTGCCAACCAAAGGATTAA
- a CDS encoding HmuY family protein, translated as MFVQKTFLFFPFFVISIIHCADSKKSSGADAALLLLQPSVSSSSNASGGISVETTYDGNFFTTTANASSSSEWVYVSLKSGGKKASSDIQWDIRFKRFVIGTNSGTSGTGSGGSCSTNSTEIGSTSINQSSCTLVSDSQQTQTGDGGFGNASESASPSLFTWYNYDSNTHILSSKRLVYVLRGSDGTFYKLQMLDYYSSAGTSGYMKFIWKGL; from the coding sequence ATGTTCGTTCAGAAAACTTTTTTATTTTTTCCTTTTTTTGTCATCAGCATCATACACTGTGCAGATTCAAAAAAATCTTCTGGAGCAGATGCAGCATTGCTACTATTGCAACCTTCTGTATCCTCGTCTTCAAATGCAAGTGGTGGAATTAGCGTTGAAACTACTTATGATGGAAATTTTTTTACAACTACGGCAAACGCCTCTTCTTCGAGTGAATGGGTGTATGTAAGTCTTAAGTCAGGTGGAAAAAAAGCAAGTTCAGATATCCAGTGGGATATTAGATTCAAACGATTTGTCATAGGGACCAATAGTGGAACATCGGGTACTGGTTCAGGTGGTTCTTGTAGCACAAATTCGACAGAGATTGGATCAACTAGTATCAACCAATCATCTTGTACACTTGTCAGTGACTCTCAACAAACACAGACAGGCGATGGTGGATTTGGAAATGCCTCTGAAAGTGCAAGTCCATCCCTCTTTACCTGGTACAATTATGATAGCAATACTCATATCTTGAGTAGTAAGAGACTTGTGTATGTCCTTAGAGGGAGTGATGGCACTTTCTATAAACTTCAAATGTTGGATTATTATAGTTCTGCGGGAACAAGCGGCTATATGAAATTTATTTGGAAAGGGCTATAA